A single genomic interval of Streptomyces sp. BA2 harbors:
- a CDS encoding BlaI/MecI/CopY family transcriptional regulator, with the protein MAEQRRRSRRRGQGELEAQVLSALREAEGPATAGWVQERLGADLAYTTVVTILSRLLDKGAVTRERAGRSFAWTPSADEAGLAARKMRKVLDGERDREAVLASFLTALPPGDERLLRELLRQDEAERDV; encoded by the coding sequence GTGGCGGAGCAGCGGCGGCGTTCCCGGCGGCGGGGGCAGGGTGAGCTGGAGGCGCAGGTCCTGTCGGCCCTGCGCGAGGCGGAGGGTCCCGCGACCGCGGGCTGGGTGCAGGAGCGGCTCGGCGCTGACCTCGCGTACACGACTGTCGTGACGATCCTGAGCAGGCTCCTGGACAAGGGCGCGGTGACCCGCGAGCGCGCGGGCCGCTCCTTCGCGTGGACGCCGTCGGCCGACGAGGCGGGCCTCGCGGCGCGCAAGATGCGCAAGGTGCTCGACGGCGAGCGCGACCGGGAGGCGGTGCTCGCCAGCTTCCTCACCGCGCTGCCGCCGGGCGACGAGCGGCTGCTGCGTGAGCTCCTGCGGCAGGACGAGGCGGAGAGGGACGTCTGA
- a CDS encoding M56 family metallopeptidase produces MGMFVLLPLVLPLTAWPVARLAEQRLHPRTATRLLTTVAAVMALCSTLCLGLLMVVGTAQLPGNPLPDGWSDPEVRAAVPYDEVAGRLAIPGLLAVAVACGRTLWRHHQVRRRAHRALAGLPGTAVAVLPDEVPYAYALPGGGRDRVVVTTALLDCLEPGERRALFAHERAHLATRHHRYLLAVQLAARANPFLRPLRTAVSYTTERWADEDAAHTVGDRRTVARAIGKAALHSRGAPAPTLAGLAAPGPVPRRVAALLGPAPTARSWPSLFTAVGLAAWAAAAGAAVSAMSSANSAVTMVLILHAATPL; encoded by the coding sequence ATGGGGATGTTCGTCCTTCTGCCCCTGGTCCTGCCGCTGACGGCCTGGCCGGTCGCCCGGCTCGCCGAGCAGCGGCTGCACCCGAGGACCGCCACCCGGCTGCTCACGACGGTCGCCGCGGTCATGGCGCTGTGCAGCACGCTGTGCCTGGGCCTGCTGATGGTCGTCGGCACGGCGCAGCTGCCCGGGAACCCGCTGCCGGACGGCTGGTCGGACCCCGAGGTGCGCGCCGCCGTCCCGTACGACGAGGTCGCCGGGCGCCTTGCCATTCCGGGGCTGCTCGCCGTGGCCGTGGCGTGCGGCAGGACCTTGTGGCGCCACCACCAGGTACGCCGTCGCGCCCACCGCGCGCTTGCCGGTCTTCCCGGCACCGCCGTCGCCGTCCTGCCCGACGAGGTGCCCTACGCGTACGCGCTGCCCGGCGGCGGCCGCGACCGGGTCGTGGTCACCACCGCCCTGCTCGACTGCCTCGAACCCGGCGAGCGCCGCGCCCTGTTCGCCCATGAACGCGCCCACCTCGCGACCCGGCACCACCGCTACCTCCTCGCCGTGCAGCTGGCCGCGCGCGCCAATCCGTTCCTGCGCCCGCTGCGTACCGCCGTGTCCTACACGACCGAGCGCTGGGCGGACGAGGACGCCGCCCACACCGTCGGCGACCGCAGGACCGTCGCCCGCGCGATCGGCAAGGCGGCTCTGCACTCCCGGGGCGCCCCGGCCCCGACCCTGGCCGGGCTCGCCGCGCCGGGGCCCGTGCCCCGCCGGGTCGCGGCCCTCCTCGGCCCGGCTCCCACGGCGCGCAGCTGGCCGTCCCTGTTCACCGCGGTGGGGCTCGCGGCGTGGGCGGCCGCCGCCGGGGCCGCGGTCTCGGCCATGTCGTCGGCGAACTCCGCCGTGACGATGGTCCTGATCCTGCACGCGGCCACCCCGCTCTAG
- a CDS encoding CNNM domain-containing protein: protein MTEILLLLLALLLTLACAVFVAAEFSLTTVERGDLERAADAGERGAEGALKAVRRLTLQLSGAQLGITVTSLVIGMLAEPSLAALLRGPLEAAGLGGAAPTTATLLGVALSTVILMVIGELVPKNWAISRPLAVAKVVAAPQRGFTAAFGPFIRHLNNTANHVVRRFGLEPAEELASARTPEELVALARRSAAEGALEADSAELFVRTLHLSELTAENVMTPRVDVRALEAHATAADAANLTHATGLSRFPVFRDSLDEVIGTVHIRDVLALPPEKRRLTPVTDLAAEPLLVPDSLPADRLLERMRANRTMAVVIDEYGGTAGVATVEDIVEEVVGEVRDEHDPVEVPDLLPAQRAQDGRTVWEADGGVRIDQLATIGLTAPEGPYETVAGLMATRLSRIPAEGDALDLDGWHLSVLTVEHHRADRIRITEPALQVPRQAVEEAR, encoded by the coding sequence GTGACCGAGATCCTGCTTCTGCTGCTCGCCCTGCTCCTCACGCTCGCCTGCGCGGTGTTCGTGGCGGCCGAGTTCTCCCTGACCACCGTCGAGCGCGGTGACCTGGAGCGCGCCGCGGACGCGGGGGAGCGGGGTGCCGAAGGCGCCCTGAAGGCCGTCCGGCGGCTGACCCTCCAGCTGTCCGGCGCCCAGCTCGGCATCACCGTCACGTCACTGGTGATCGGCATGCTCGCCGAACCCTCCCTCGCGGCGCTCCTGCGCGGCCCGCTGGAGGCGGCGGGCCTGGGCGGCGCCGCCCCGACCACGGCCACCCTGCTCGGTGTGGCACTCTCCACCGTGATCCTGATGGTCATCGGCGAGCTGGTGCCCAAGAACTGGGCGATCTCCCGGCCGCTGGCCGTCGCCAAGGTGGTGGCGGCCCCGCAGCGCGGCTTCACCGCCGCCTTCGGACCGTTCATCCGGCATCTGAACAACACGGCGAACCACGTCGTACGCCGCTTCGGCCTGGAGCCCGCCGAGGAGCTGGCCTCCGCGCGCACCCCCGAGGAGCTGGTCGCCCTCGCCCGGCGCTCGGCCGCGGAGGGCGCCCTGGAGGCGGACTCGGCCGAACTGTTCGTCCGCACCCTGCACTTGAGCGAGCTGACCGCGGAGAACGTGATGACCCCGCGGGTGGACGTACGGGCGCTTGAGGCGCACGCCACGGCCGCCGACGCCGCGAACCTGACGCACGCCACGGGCCTGTCCCGCTTCCCCGTCTTCCGCGACAGCCTGGACGAGGTCATCGGCACCGTACACATCCGCGATGTGCTCGCCCTGCCCCCGGAGAAGCGGCGGCTCACCCCCGTCACCGACCTCGCGGCCGAGCCCCTGCTCGTACCCGACAGCCTGCCCGCCGACCGGCTTCTGGAGCGGATGCGGGCGAACCGCACGATGGCCGTGGTCATCGACGAGTACGGCGGCACGGCCGGTGTCGCGACGGTGGAGGACATCGTCGAGGAGGTCGTCGGCGAGGTCCGCGACGAGCACGACCCCGTCGAGGTCCCCGACCTGCTGCCCGCACAGAGGGCCCAGGACGGCCGCACCGTGTGGGAGGCCGACGGCGGCGTCCGCATCGACCAGCTCGCCACGATAGGACTTACCGCGCCCGAAGGACCGTACGAGACCGTGGCCGGACTGATGGCCACCCGGCTCTCCCGCATCCCCGCCGAAGGTGACGCCCTCGACCTCGACGGCTGGCACCTGTCCGTCCTGACGGTCGAGCACCACCGCGCCGACCGGATCCGCATCACCGAACCGGCGCTCCAGGTGCCCCGCCAGGCCGTGGAGGAGGCCCGATGA
- a CDS encoding hemolysin family protein translates to MTTLQLTIGALTLLTNAFFVGAEFALISVRRSQIEPRAQAGDKRARITLWGIQHISAMMATAQLGITVSSLVLGAVAEPAIAHLLEPGFEAVHIPHALVHPIAFVIALTVATYLHMLIGEMIPKNIALAAPARTALLLGPPLVALTRALKPVVFGINAFANTLLKLLRVDPKDEVESVYTDDQLARMVVDSSAAGLLSAADGERLRDALELGTRPVGEILVPTARMRTVEHTVTPARLERVAADAGFSRFPVTGPDGTLLGYLHIKDTLGIAERDRPFPRGALHVVTRVHIDTPLDDTLTALRGAGSHLAAVTGESGTVLGFVTMEDVLSELVGPSPAALG, encoded by the coding sequence ATGACCACGCTCCAGCTCACCATCGGCGCCCTGACCCTGCTCACCAACGCGTTCTTCGTCGGCGCCGAGTTCGCCCTGATCTCCGTGCGCCGCAGCCAGATCGAACCCCGCGCCCAGGCAGGCGACAAGCGCGCCCGCATCACCCTGTGGGGCATCCAGCACATCTCCGCGATGATGGCCACCGCCCAACTGGGCATCACCGTCTCCTCGTTGGTGCTTGGCGCGGTCGCGGAACCCGCCATCGCGCACCTCCTGGAGCCGGGCTTCGAGGCGGTCCACATCCCGCACGCCCTCGTGCACCCGATCGCCTTCGTCATCGCCCTGACCGTGGCGACGTATCTGCACATGCTCATCGGCGAGATGATCCCCAAGAACATCGCGCTCGCCGCGCCCGCCAGGACCGCCCTGCTGCTCGGCCCGCCGCTGGTGGCCCTCACCCGCGCACTCAAGCCGGTCGTCTTCGGCATCAACGCCTTCGCCAACACCCTGCTCAAGCTGCTCAGGGTCGACCCGAAGGACGAGGTCGAGTCCGTCTACACGGACGACCAGCTCGCCCGCATGGTCGTCGACTCCAGCGCGGCCGGGCTCCTCTCGGCGGCCGACGGCGAGCGGCTGCGCGACGCCCTTGAACTCGGCACCCGGCCGGTCGGCGAGATCCTCGTACCGACCGCCAGGATGCGCACCGTCGAGCACACCGTCACCCCGGCGCGCCTGGAGCGGGTGGCCGCGGACGCGGGCTTCTCGCGCTTCCCGGTGACAGGACCCGACGGCACCCTGCTCGGCTACCTCCACATCAAGGACACCCTGGGCATCGCCGAGCGGGACCGGCCTTTCCCGCGCGGCGCGTTGCACGTGGTCACGCGGGTGCACATCGACACACCGCTGGACGACACCCTCACCGCGCTGCGTGGCGCGGGCAGTCACCTGGCCGCGGTCACCGGCGAGAGCGGAACGGTGCTCGGGTTCGTCACCATGGAGGACGTCCTCTCCGAGCTGGTGGGCCCCTCTCCGGCGGCGCTCGGCTGA
- a CDS encoding acyltransferase family protein: protein MDRSGPGALRAPLPAARSAPPKAPAAPTVAPEPPVKRRDSFFDNAKYLAIVLVAMGHAWEPLRGDSRAAAALYITVYTFHMPAFIVISGYFSRSFDASPGRLKRLVTGIAVPYVIFEVAYTFFKRWAGDDPTYPISLLDPWYLTWFLVALFVWRLTTPLWKVVRWPLPIALAIAVLASVSPDIGDDLDLQRVLQFLPFFVLGLCLKPEHFQIVRRREARILALPVFAGALLFAYWAAPRMNAAWFYRRDSAQELAAPGWSGGVMTLAMFGCSAILVACFFAWVPGRRLWFTALGAGTLYGYLLHGFLAKGSRFWDWYDLDWLHTPLGEITVTLCAAALITVLCTPPVQRLFRFAMEPDMEWAFRRDAKARARGRGAHRR from the coding sequence ATGGACCGGTCCGGGCCCGGGGCACTGCGGGCGCCGCTGCCCGCCGCGCGCAGTGCGCCTCCGAAGGCTCCGGCGGCCCCCACCGTGGCGCCGGAGCCTCCGGTCAAGCGCCGGGACTCGTTCTTCGACAACGCCAAGTACCTGGCGATCGTGCTGGTGGCGATGGGCCACGCGTGGGAGCCGCTGCGGGGCGACAGCCGGGCGGCGGCCGCGCTCTACATCACCGTCTACACCTTCCACATGCCGGCGTTCATCGTCATCTCCGGCTATTTCTCGCGGAGTTTCGACGCGAGCCCCGGCCGCCTCAAGCGCCTGGTGACGGGCATCGCGGTGCCGTACGTCATCTTCGAGGTCGCCTATACCTTCTTCAAGCGCTGGGCGGGCGACGACCCGACGTACCCGATCAGTCTGCTCGACCCCTGGTACCTCACATGGTTCCTGGTCGCGCTCTTCGTCTGGCGGCTCACCACCCCGCTGTGGAAGGTGGTCCGTTGGCCCCTGCCCATAGCGCTCGCCATCGCGGTGCTCGCCTCGGTCTCGCCGGACATCGGCGACGACCTTGACCTCCAACGGGTGCTGCAGTTCCTGCCGTTCTTCGTCCTCGGCCTGTGCCTGAAGCCCGAGCACTTCCAGATCGTGCGCCGCCGGGAGGCCCGCATCCTGGCGCTGCCCGTCTTCGCGGGTGCCCTGCTGTTCGCGTACTGGGCGGCGCCGCGCATGAACGCCGCGTGGTTCTACCGCAGGGACAGCGCACAGGAGCTGGCCGCGCCCGGCTGGTCCGGGGGCGTGATGACGCTCGCGATGTTCGGCTGCTCGGCGATCCTGGTCGCGTGCTTCTTCGCCTGGGTCCCCGGTCGCAGACTCTGGTTCACCGCGCTCGGCGCGGGCACCCTCTACGGCTATCTCCTGCACGGGTTCCTCGCCAAGGGCTCCCGTTTCTGGGACTGGTACGACCTCGACTGGCTGCACACACCGCTCGGCGAGATCACCGTCACCCTCTGCGCCGCGGCCCTCATCACCGTGCTCTGCACCCCACCGGTGCAGCGCCTCTTCCGGTTCGCGATGGAACCCGACATGGAGTGGGCGTTCAGGAGGGACGCCAAGGCGCGCGCCCGTGGCCGGGGCGCGCACCGGCGCTGA
- a CDS encoding VPS10 domain-containing protein produces the protein MTKKRESMRRRLLHLVLAPLAGVLMVTAPASAAPPPPGDVYRPVRGPAAPAEYRYLQKTVPGESIPRHAHEDAAAQARQLPTTGGRWKSVGPTNIGGRIVSLALDPKRADTLYAAAASGGIWRSTDAGQTFKSAWPDSWTQAMGAVATGPDGTLYAGTGEPNPGGGSITYEGTGLYRSTDGGKHWKQSGLRDSGAISAITVDPDNPRRIYVAAAGSLYNGGGDRGVYRSENGGRTWQRILTGANEFTGATEIVVQGRKLYAVLWDHRRTPERRTYGGEGSGVFRSGDDGRTWKRLGGGLPAQGPDVGRIGLAVAGERAYAIVNKTDGPFEGFYASTDAGDTWQRTPVDKKLTDSQSTFGWWFGKIWTDPRDAEHVQVAGVPLMTSKDGAATWTADDTSIHVDQHAMVWDPRRPGRVYLGNDGGVYRSDANGDGGWVKARHEPYTQLYSAAISPQDTSRISGGSQDNGSIRSWGGDRFNEYLGGDGEENLINPTDVNNVYACYQYGNCFSSTDGGDTMTYFADKTTFKRRNWFTPVVFDPRDPKILYYGSEVLNRSTDGGATWQAISPDLSGGPGPDPIYTNYGTITSIAPAADGRTIYAGTDDGRVWVTKDSGAHWTKLAEGLPWVTRVVVDPRDADRVYTTHSAYRSGSGTPHVYGSTDGGAHWRNLSGNLPDAPVNDLVIARGGKLHIGTDQGVFTSGTKGGHWSRLGRGMPAVPVDDIEYDAGNHRLVAATFGRGFYELNTA, from the coding sequence ATGACGAAGAAGAGGGAGTCCATGCGCAGACGTCTGCTTCACCTGGTCCTCGCCCCGCTCGCGGGGGTCCTGATGGTCACGGCCCCGGCCTCAGCGGCGCCCCCGCCCCCGGGAGACGTGTACCGCCCCGTACGGGGGCCCGCCGCCCCCGCCGAGTACCGCTATCTGCAGAAGACCGTCCCCGGAGAGTCGATTCCACGCCACGCCCACGAGGACGCCGCCGCGCAGGCACGGCAACTGCCCACCACCGGCGGCCGGTGGAAGTCCGTCGGGCCCACCAACATCGGCGGGCGCATCGTCTCGCTGGCGCTCGACCCGAAGCGCGCGGACACCCTCTACGCCGCCGCGGCCAGCGGCGGCATCTGGCGCAGCACGGACGCAGGACAGACCTTCAAGTCCGCGTGGCCCGACAGCTGGACGCAGGCCATGGGCGCGGTCGCCACGGGCCCCGACGGCACCCTGTACGCGGGGACGGGCGAGCCCAACCCCGGCGGCGGCAGCATCACGTACGAAGGGACGGGTCTCTACCGCAGCACCGACGGCGGCAAGCACTGGAAGCAGTCCGGGCTGCGTGACTCGGGCGCGATCAGCGCCATCACGGTGGACCCCGACAACCCGCGCCGCATCTACGTGGCCGCGGCGGGATCGCTCTACAACGGCGGCGGCGACCGCGGCGTCTACCGCTCCGAGAACGGCGGCAGGACGTGGCAGCGCATCCTCACCGGCGCCAATGAGTTCACCGGCGCCACCGAGATCGTCGTCCAGGGCAGGAAGCTGTACGCCGTGCTGTGGGACCACCGCCGCACGCCCGAGCGCCGCACCTACGGCGGCGAGGGCTCCGGTGTCTTCCGCTCCGGTGACGACGGCAGGACCTGGAAGCGGCTCGGCGGCGGCCTGCCCGCGCAGGGCCCGGACGTGGGACGGATCGGCCTCGCCGTGGCGGGTGAGCGCGCCTACGCCATCGTCAACAAGACGGACGGTCCCTTCGAGGGCTTCTACGCCTCCACGGACGCGGGCGACACCTGGCAGCGGACCCCCGTCGACAAGAAGCTCACCGACTCGCAGTCCACGTTCGGCTGGTGGTTCGGGAAGATCTGGACCGACCCCCGCGACGCCGAGCACGTGCAGGTCGCCGGAGTCCCGCTGATGACGTCGAAGGACGGCGCCGCCACCTGGACGGCCGACGACACCAGCATCCACGTCGACCAGCACGCGATGGTCTGGGACCCGCGCCGTCCGGGCCGCGTCTACCTGGGCAACGACGGCGGTGTCTACCGCTCCGACGCGAACGGCGACGGCGGCTGGGTCAAGGCGCGCCACGAGCCGTACACCCAGCTCTACAGTGCCGCGATATCGCCGCAGGACACCTCGCGGATCTCCGGGGGTTCACAGGACAACGGCTCGATACGTTCCTGGGGCGGCGACCGCTTCAACGAGTACCTCGGCGGTGACGGCGAGGAGAACCTGATCAACCCGACCGACGTGAACAACGTCTACGCCTGCTACCAGTACGGAAACTGCTTCAGCTCCACCGACGGCGGCGACACCATGACGTACTTCGCGGACAAGACCACATTCAAGCGACGGAATTGGTTCACGCCGGTCGTCTTCGACCCCCGTGATCCCAAGATCCTCTACTACGGCTCCGAGGTGCTCAACCGCTCCACGGACGGCGGCGCGACCTGGCAGGCCATCAGCCCCGACCTGTCCGGCGGTCCGGGCCCCGACCCGATCTACACCAACTACGGCACCATCACCTCGATCGCGCCCGCCGCGGACGGCCGCACCATCTACGCCGGCACGGACGACGGCCGCGTCTGGGTCACGAAGGACAGCGGCGCGCACTGGACGAAGCTCGCCGAAGGGCTCCCCTGGGTGACCCGCGTCGTCGTCGACCCGCGCGACGCCGACCGCGTCTACACCACCCACTCCGCCTACCGTTCCGGCTCCGGCACGCCCCACGTCTACGGCAGTACGGACGGCGGCGCGCACTGGAGGAACCTGTCAGGCAATCTGCCGGACGCGCCGGTCAACGACCTCGTCATCGCACGGGGCGGCAAACTCCACATCGGCACCGACCAGGGGGTGTTCACCTCCGGCACCAAGGGAGGCCACTGGTCGCGCCTGGGCCGCGGGATGCCCGCGGTGCCGGTGGACGACATCGAGTACGACGCGGGGAACCACCGCCTGGTGGCCGCGACGTTCGGCAGGGGGTTCTACGAGCTGAACACCGCCTGA
- a CDS encoding GlxA family transcriptional regulator, translating into MSQGSSQGAGNGELHRNGELHRVVVIVDANSNPFELGCATEVFGLRRPELGRELYEFALCSPEPRTLMRDGFFTLTGVAGLDAAESADTLIVPNRPDIEVPRRPAVLDAVRRAHARGARLVGFCSGAFTLAEAGVLDGRRATAHWQWADDFRVRFPGVRLEPDVLFVDDGDILTAAGSAAALDLGLHLVRRDHGAEVANAVSRRLVFAAHRDGGQRQFVERPVPEVPDESLAPVLAWAQERLDSPLSVPGLAAHAALSPATLHRRFQAQLGTTPLAWLTGERLALACRLIELGVAPFDTVARRSGLGTTANLRALMRRETGLTPSAYRRRFGPAPD; encoded by the coding sequence ATGTCGCAAGGATCCTCTCAGGGCGCCGGGAACGGGGAACTGCATCGCAACGGGGAACTGCACCGCGTCGTCGTCATCGTCGACGCGAACTCCAACCCCTTCGAGCTCGGCTGCGCCACCGAGGTGTTCGGCCTGCGCCGCCCCGAACTCGGGCGAGAGCTCTATGAGTTCGCTCTCTGCTCGCCCGAGCCGCGCACCCTGATGCGGGACGGGTTCTTCACGCTCACGGGCGTCGCCGGCCTCGACGCGGCCGAATCGGCGGACACCCTGATCGTGCCCAACCGGCCCGACATCGAGGTCCCCCGACGCCCGGCCGTCCTCGACGCCGTGCGCCGGGCGCATGCCCGAGGGGCTCGGCTCGTCGGGTTCTGCAGCGGTGCCTTCACGCTCGCCGAGGCCGGGGTGCTCGACGGGCGCCGGGCCACCGCGCACTGGCAGTGGGCGGACGACTTCCGGGTCCGTTTCCCCGGCGTACGGCTCGAACCGGACGTGCTCTTCGTCGACGACGGCGACATCCTCACCGCCGCGGGCAGCGCCGCCGCCCTCGACCTCGGGCTGCACCTGGTCCGCCGCGACCACGGCGCCGAGGTCGCCAACGCGGTGAGCCGCCGCCTCGTCTTCGCCGCCCACCGGGACGGCGGTCAGCGGCAGTTCGTGGAGCGGCCGGTGCCCGAAGTGCCGGACGAGTCCCTGGCCCCGGTCCTCGCCTGGGCCCAGGAGCGGCTCGACTCACCCCTCTCCGTACCGGGTCTCGCGGCGCACGCCGCACTGAGCCCCGCGACCCTGCACCGCCGCTTCCAGGCCCAGCTCGGCACCACGCCCCTGGCCTGGCTCACGGGTGAACGCCTCGCGCTGGCCTGCCGGTTGATCGAGCTGGGCGTGGCCCCCTTCGACACGGTCGCCCGGCGCAGCGGGCTCGGCACCACCGCCAATCTGCGCGCCCTGATGCGCCGCGAGACAGGCCTGACCCCCTCGGCGTACCGCCGCCGCTTCGGGCCCGCGCCGGACTGA
- a CDS encoding cupin domain-containing protein — protein sequence MSNEPIALSKALASFDALWSPRIVTRVNDYDVRVAKAEGDHLWHVHDDTDEFFLVLEGELRISLREPTGERTVTLPKDAVFTVPRGTEHKPSAPSGAKILVFEPTGTPTVGDRHDEIPSHVDATTGHSLDL from the coding sequence ATGAGCAACGAACCCATCGCCCTCAGCAAGGCCCTGGCCTCTTTCGACGCCCTCTGGAGCCCCCGCATCGTCACCCGCGTCAACGACTACGACGTACGCGTGGCCAAGGCCGAGGGCGACCACCTCTGGCACGTCCATGACGACACCGACGAGTTCTTCCTGGTCCTCGAAGGCGAACTGCGCATCTCCCTGCGCGAGCCGACCGGCGAACGCACGGTCACCCTCCCCAAGGACGCCGTCTTCACGGTCCCGCGCGGCACGGAACACAAGCCGTCGGCCCCCTCCGGCGCCAAGATCCTCGTCTTCGAGCCCACCGGCACCCCGACGGTCGGCGACCGCCACGACGAGATCCCGTCCCATGTCGACGCGACGACGGGCCACAGCCTCGATCTCTGA
- a CDS encoding holin: protein MWTAGFWKATAERALRTFAQSLAAVLVAGATTLLDVEWKAALATAGMATLLAVLTAVGAANAGAGGPGITETPTTRGGHATP, encoded by the coding sequence ATGTGGACCGCTGGATTCTGGAAGGCCACCGCGGAGCGCGCGCTCCGTACCTTCGCGCAGTCGCTCGCCGCCGTCCTGGTCGCCGGGGCGACCACCCTCCTGGACGTCGAATGGAAGGCGGCGCTCGCCACCGCGGGGATGGCGACGCTGCTCGCCGTCCTCACGGCGGTCGGCGCCGCGAACGCCGGGGCGGGCGGGCCCGGCATCACGGAGACGCCGACCACCCGCGGGGGGCACGCCACGCCCTAG
- a CDS encoding ABC-F family ATP-binding cassette domain-containing protein — protein sequence MRTVSQLVLRDVSYGYPERPVLERVSLSVRPGEKACVIGENGSGKSTLLRLMAGEFAPADGEVAVVSDGGTGYLAQTLRLPPHATVQDAVDDALAELRDLERRIREAEEALGSAGPAELAAYGDLIAAFEARDGYRADARLEAALHGLGVPHLERSRTLGSLSGGEAARLALACVLAPQPELLLLDEPTNHLDDQALGWLEERLRAHRGTVVAVTHDRVFLDRVAEVIVEVDGDRRSVARFGGGWHGYLEQRATARRRWEERYREWSEEVERQERLAEGGSDRLSVGWRMSERPRFAGHQRSVEGQLSGIVRNARERLRRLRADPVPRPPDPLRFTPGEGIEGGDHPFVRPVALTDVTVGERLAVDRLLLDPGSRTLVTGVNGAGKSTLLGVLAGVLAPDRGEVQLPARVGYLPQEIEYITYEDTARPLIDAFAAGLAGLPEDHAQTLLSLGLFREEDLAVPVKGLSVGQRRRLALARLVTRPADLLLLDEPTNHLSPALVEELDEALAGYRGTLVVVSHDRRLRERFRGERLSVESGRVTRS from the coding sequence ATGCGCACCGTGAGTCAACTCGTCCTGCGCGACGTGTCGTACGGCTATCCGGAGCGGCCCGTGCTCGAACGGGTCTCCCTGTCGGTGCGGCCCGGCGAGAAGGCCTGTGTCATCGGTGAGAACGGCTCGGGCAAGTCGACGCTCCTGCGCCTGATGGCGGGCGAGTTCGCGCCCGCCGACGGCGAGGTGGCCGTCGTCTCGGACGGCGGCACCGGCTACCTCGCGCAGACCCTGCGCCTTCCGCCGCACGCCACGGTGCAGGACGCGGTGGACGACGCGCTCGCCGAACTGCGGGACCTGGAGCGGCGGATCCGGGAGGCGGAAGAGGCGCTCGGCTCGGCGGGCCCGGCCGAACTCGCCGCGTACGGGGACCTCATCGCCGCTTTCGAGGCGCGTGACGGCTACCGCGCCGACGCGCGCCTGGAAGCCGCCCTGCATGGCCTTGGCGTCCCCCACCTGGAGCGTTCGCGCACGCTCGGATCGCTGTCCGGCGGCGAGGCGGCGCGCCTCGCGCTCGCCTGCGTCCTGGCTCCGCAGCCCGAGCTGCTCCTCCTGGACGAGCCGACGAACCATCTGGACGACCAAGCGCTCGGCTGGCTGGAGGAGCGGCTGCGCGCCCACCGGGGCACGGTCGTCGCCGTCACCCACGACCGGGTCTTCCTCGACCGGGTCGCCGAGGTGATCGTCGAGGTCGACGGCGACCGCAGGTCCGTTGCCCGCTTCGGCGGCGGCTGGCACGGCTATCTGGAGCAGCGCGCCACGGCCCGGCGCCGCTGGGAGGAGCGCTACCGCGAGTGGAGCGAGGAGGTCGAGCGCCAGGAGCGGCTCGCCGAGGGCGGCTCCGACCGGCTCTCGGTGGGCTGGCGGATGAGCGAAAGACCGCGTTTCGCGGGCCATCAGCGGTCGGTGGAGGGTCAGCTCTCCGGGATCGTGCGCAACGCGCGCGAGCGGCTGCGCAGGCTGCGCGCGGACCCGGTGCCGCGCCCGCCCGACCCGCTGCGCTTCACGCCGGGCGAGGGCATCGAGGGCGGCGACCACCCCTTCGTACGCCCGGTCGCGCTGACGGACGTCACGGTGGGCGAACGCCTCGCCGTGGACCGGCTGCTCCTCGATCCCGGCTCGCGCACGCTGGTGACCGGGGTGAACGGCGCGGGCAAGTCGACGCTGCTCGGCGTCCTGGCCGGAGTGCTCGCCCCGGATCGCGGGGAGGTCCAACTCCCGGCCCGCGTCGGCTACTTGCCGCAGGAGATCGAGTACATCACGTACGAGGACACGGCGAGGCCGCTGATCGACGCCTTCGCGGCGGGGCTCGCGGGGCTCCCCGAGGACCACGCGCAGACGCTCCTGTCCCTCGGTCTCTTCCGCGAGGAGGATCTGGCCGTGCCGGTGAAGGGACTCTCCGTGGGGCAGCGCCGCCGCTTGGCGCTCGCACGCCTGGTGACGCGCCCGGCCGACCTCCTCCTGCTCGACGAGCCGACGAACCACCTCTCCCCCGCCCTCGTCGAGGAGCTCGACGAGGCGCTCGCGGGATACCGGGGCACGCTGGTCGTCGTGTCGCACGACCGGAGGCTGCGGGAGCGGTTCCGGGGCGAGCGGCTTTCGGTCGAGTCCGGACGGGTGACCCGCTCCTAG